In a genomic window of Roseimicrobium gellanilyticum:
- the vccB gene encoding Verru_Chthon cassette protein B, which produces MKPRGHGTLSGSGSGATLIEVVITVGILITTLVPLLGLLSAAIDMSGKAVSANTAARISAKLVGDVQQGDWLGLLSWSDRDVYFDDQGCELTGANAQAEAVYSARVTLGPVTGVSMGTIGIPNPSLRQVMVVVSSRPGVKGRKDLDDAKAAITDGKKLPMSVRVTRAMLVNLEKPT; this is translated from the coding sequence ATGAAACCGCGCGGTCATGGAACTCTATCTGGCTCAGGTTCCGGTGCCACCTTGATTGAGGTGGTCATCACCGTCGGCATTCTCATCACTACGCTGGTTCCGTTGCTGGGACTGCTGTCTGCTGCCATCGATATGAGTGGGAAGGCCGTGTCGGCGAACACGGCCGCGCGGATCTCGGCCAAACTGGTCGGCGATGTCCAGCAGGGTGACTGGTTGGGACTGCTGAGTTGGAGTGACAGGGATGTGTACTTCGATGATCAAGGATGCGAACTCACCGGAGCAAATGCCCAGGCAGAGGCCGTCTATTCCGCCAGAGTGACCCTGGGGCCGGTAACGGGTGTATCGATGGGCACGATTGGTATTCCCAATCCTTCCCTGCGCCAGGTGATGGTCGTGGTGTCGTCTCGCCCCGGTGTCAAAGGCAGGAAGGACCTGGATGACGCGAAGGCGGCCATCACGGATGGCAAGAAATTACCGATGAGTGTGCGTGTCACGCGTGCCATGCTGGTGAATCTCGAGAAGCCGACGTGA
- a CDS encoding YkgJ family cysteine cluster protein, whose protein sequence is MSLSPELRQEMAAIYKAVAERPLERICAMSTECCQFRLTGRTPMLTKGEAMYAAIGVRASGRKKLPERDDGACPLLGKNGRCMIYAHRPFGCRTHFCDAAGGPYPRKHVADLIRRLEVLDERLKGDGPRPIQGAVADALEEL, encoded by the coding sequence ATGTCCCTCAGCCCCGAACTCCGCCAGGAAATGGCCGCCATCTACAAGGCGGTGGCGGAGCGTCCCTTGGAGCGGATCTGTGCCATGAGCACGGAGTGTTGCCAGTTCCGCCTCACAGGAAGGACCCCGATGCTGACCAAGGGGGAGGCGATGTATGCCGCCATCGGCGTGCGGGCCAGTGGACGCAAGAAACTTCCCGAGCGCGACGACGGCGCCTGCCCGCTTCTCGGGAAAAACGGCCGCTGCATGATCTATGCACACCGACCCTTCGGTTGCCGCACGCATTTCTGCGATGCCGCCGGCGGTCCCTACCCGCGGAAGCACGTGGCGGACCTCATCCGGCGCCTCGAAGTTCTGGATGAACGCCTCAAAGGCGACGGCCCCCGCCCTATCCAGGGAGCAGTGGCGGATGCTCTGGAGGAGTTGTAA
- the vccC gene encoding Verru_Chthon cassette protein C — protein sequence MNTSCSTEAAGLAGPPAFTLVEVLLSVTILSVIMVSTTLMLDSSLTQMRIAESRLGQFREAQAAFEAMTLRLAGCDINPYYDFEYQNQNRDTVPVSYELQSDLHFVSGPARSGYQPLFTAGPYSGHGIFFHGTYGLTEEASWKGMGNLLNSWGYFVEFGDDKASRATFLNALGTTADRNRFRLKELQVPAEKMGTYNAKLGTESTTGKIFAWFRDAVAQPGQVSSVAENIVALVITPLLPPDSKDVHGTFLSPNALAPSYYYDTRNYQHAKTPEEKATRHRLPPLLRLTLVAIDEASAERLEERYGEIKPDFGLDSLFQNAINYDEDVRTLESALLNEKLSYRVFTTTVRLRNARWTGTY from the coding sequence ATGAATACCTCATGCAGCACAGAAGCAGCCGGGTTGGCAGGCCCCCCAGCATTCACGCTGGTGGAGGTGTTGTTGAGTGTCACCATCCTCTCCGTCATCATGGTGAGCACCACGCTCATGCTGGATTCCTCTCTCACCCAGATGCGTATCGCTGAATCCAGGCTGGGGCAGTTCAGGGAGGCGCAGGCTGCTTTTGAAGCAATGACGCTCCGCCTGGCCGGATGCGACATCAATCCCTATTACGACTTTGAGTACCAAAACCAGAATCGAGACACGGTACCCGTGAGCTACGAGTTGCAGTCAGACTTGCACTTCGTGTCGGGTCCCGCGCGGAGTGGATATCAGCCTCTCTTCACGGCGGGACCTTATTCAGGGCATGGCATCTTTTTCCATGGGACCTATGGACTCACCGAGGAGGCCTCGTGGAAGGGCATGGGAAACCTCTTGAATAGCTGGGGATATTTTGTGGAGTTCGGCGACGATAAGGCGTCGCGCGCCACCTTCCTCAATGCCCTGGGGACCACGGCAGATCGAAACCGCTTTCGCCTGAAGGAACTGCAGGTGCCAGCAGAGAAGATGGGGACCTACAATGCGAAGCTGGGCACGGAATCTACCACCGGAAAAATCTTCGCTTGGTTCCGGGACGCGGTGGCGCAGCCGGGGCAGGTGAGCTCCGTCGCAGAAAATATCGTTGCGCTCGTCATCACGCCCCTGCTCCCGCCTGACAGCAAGGACGTACATGGCACCTTTCTAAGTCCCAACGCGCTGGCGCCTTCCTACTACTACGATACCCGAAACTATCAGCATGCGAAGACGCCGGAGGAGAAGGCCACCCGGCATCGGCTGCCACCGCTTCTGCGGCTCACGCTCGTAGCCATCGATGAGGCATCCGCCGAGCGCCTGGAGGAGCGTTACGGCGAGATCAAGCCGGACTTTGGCCTCGATTCCCTGTTCCAGAACGCCATCAATTATGACGAGGACGTCCGCACGCTGGAGTCTGCTCTTCTGAATGAAAAGCTGAGTTACCGCGTTTTCACCACCACGGTACGGCTGCGAAATGCGCGCTGGACCGGAACGTACTAG
- a CDS encoding bile acid:sodium symporter family protein — protein MPPDLLKSVLLPLALIILMFGMGMTLRLADFKRVVSSPKATLLGSFCQLVSLPLLAFGLAYIFKLPPDLATGLMLLAVCPGGATSNIITHLSKGDTALSVTLTAVSSIITVFTIPLLLGLSMQHFLGEAQVISLPFLKTFLQLLVVTLLPVALGMWLNAARPKLTERLSRTVNVLSVSFLALVILAAVLKEKDLGAQFAVAGPAAISLNICGMAVGYAVAAIFALPVSQRRTISIEVGIQNGTLALAIALGLLESPRMAIPAVVYSLFMFASGAYMILRHGREEQRSA, from the coding sequence ATGCCTCCCGATCTTCTGAAATCCGTCCTCCTGCCGCTGGCATTGATCATTCTCATGTTTGGAATGGGCATGACCCTGCGGCTTGCTGACTTCAAGCGAGTGGTCTCCTCTCCCAAGGCTACGCTCCTTGGTTCATTCTGCCAGCTGGTGAGCCTGCCGCTTCTGGCCTTTGGGCTGGCGTATATCTTCAAGCTGCCGCCGGATCTGGCCACGGGATTGATGCTCCTGGCGGTGTGCCCCGGCGGTGCCACATCAAACATCATCACCCATCTCTCGAAGGGGGATACTGCGCTGTCTGTGACACTCACGGCCGTCTCCAGCATCATCACGGTGTTCACGATTCCGCTGCTGCTCGGGCTCTCCATGCAGCACTTCCTCGGTGAGGCACAGGTGATCAGCCTGCCGTTTTTGAAAACCTTTCTCCAGCTCTTGGTGGTGACCTTGCTACCGGTGGCACTTGGCATGTGGCTGAATGCTGCGCGACCCAAGCTCACCGAGCGCCTCTCCAGGACGGTGAATGTCCTTTCCGTGTCCTTTCTGGCACTGGTCATCCTCGCCGCGGTGCTCAAGGAAAAGGATCTTGGTGCACAATTTGCGGTTGCGGGGCCTGCCGCAATCTCCCTGAACATCTGCGGGATGGCTGTCGGCTATGCCGTCGCAGCAATCTTCGCGCTGCCGGTCTCACAACGCCGGACCATCTCCATTGAGGTGGGTATTCAGAATGGCACGCTCGCGCTCGCCATCGCACTGGGTCTGCTGGAGAGTCCGCGCATGGCAATTCCGGCGGTGGTTTACAGCCTCTTCATGTTCGCCAGTGGCGCCTACATGATCCTCCGTCACGGACGGGAGGAGCAAAGGTCGGCTTGA
- a CDS encoding UbiA family prenyltransferase, producing MLEYFKICRPEHWLKNIFILFGHVVAWALVLNFQWDASLIGVAVLSLIPACLIASANYILNEILDAPFDAVHPTKRLRGIPAGKVKVKYLWWLKAALIVVAFLLCWWWKFNVAYQTALVLLLLSGLVYNVPPLRLKDRAFLDVIAESFNNPIRLWLGYYALVDQHHVPPLSIVLAWWSFGALLMTGKRYSEFRFIGDREVSGKYRKSFRVYTETSLILAMITYANLFCFCTGIAMAVYPVLNNLVLVFPVIIIAVIAYFRHAMKEETARLEPEQLLQNPWIIFWTVVTGAATIWLLLTDTNYARDWFHLMQPVKWG from the coding sequence ATGCTCGAATATTTCAAGATTTGCCGCCCTGAACACTGGTTGAAGAACATCTTCATCCTGTTCGGCCATGTCGTGGCGTGGGCTCTGGTGCTGAATTTCCAGTGGGACGCCAGCCTCATCGGCGTGGCGGTGCTCTCACTTATTCCTGCGTGCCTCATCGCCTCGGCGAACTACATCCTGAATGAGATTCTGGATGCACCCTTTGATGCGGTGCACCCTACCAAGCGCCTGCGTGGCATCCCCGCCGGGAAGGTAAAGGTGAAGTATCTCTGGTGGCTGAAGGCAGCGCTCATCGTGGTGGCCTTTCTGCTCTGCTGGTGGTGGAAGTTCAACGTGGCCTACCAGACGGCCCTGGTGCTGCTGCTCCTGAGCGGGCTGGTGTACAATGTGCCCCCGCTGCGGCTGAAGGATCGGGCGTTTTTGGATGTCATCGCGGAGTCCTTCAACAATCCCATCCGTCTCTGGCTGGGCTACTACGCGCTGGTGGATCAGCACCACGTGCCCCCGCTCTCCATCGTGCTGGCATGGTGGTCCTTTGGCGCGCTACTCATGACTGGCAAGCGCTACAGCGAGTTCCGTTTCATCGGCGACCGCGAGGTGAGCGGGAAGTATCGCAAATCCTTCCGCGTGTACACGGAGACGTCGCTCATCCTGGCGATGATCACCTACGCGAACCTGTTCTGCTTCTGCACCGGCATCGCCATGGCGGTGTATCCCGTGCTGAACAATCTCGTGCTGGTGTTCCCCGTCATCATCATCGCAGTCATCGCCTACTTCCGCCATGCCATGAAGGAGGAGACGGCCCGCCTTGAGCCCGAGCAGCTCCTGCAGAATCCATGGATCATCTTCTGGACCGTCGTCACCGGAGCGGCCACCATCTGGCTCCTGCTCACGGACACAAACTACGCCCGTGACTGGTTCCACCTGATGCAGCCGGTCAAGTGGGGTTGA
- the dnaG gene encoding DNA primase, translating to MPRIPEETIQEVLEATDIVDLIGRHVKLRRAGVNFVGLCPFHQEKTPSFNVRPAQRTYHCFGCGAGGNAVRFLMEHSSITFVEAVKRLAEQAGIRIQEEVYDANAEREAKVRKALLKVHEEAVEWFHLLLMRHKVAEDARAYLKSRGISPQTAKDWQMGYAPPYGDMLREWALERKFTENLLVTSGLLARPDEDSGRRDTYPRFRHRLMFPIRNEFGECIAFSGRVLDKEAKAAKYLNSPETPIFSKSRVLFGLDKSKRAISKADRAIVTEGQLDMITAFANGVENVVAPLGTAFTEFHAKKLKQLAAEVVLCFDSDTAGYKAAVRAFTILSPTGLSVKVAPLPQGEDPDSLIRGQGVEVFQEYIGRAREFFDYMLDSASANRNLSEVRERSRFAGEMASMILLVDNNIVRDAAVQNIARRLNMPEDEFRRQIARAQKPSSAPSNGAAAPVAPQPTLPPQDRNAILLFRYALSDERILNWLRNTGREEILQNLAGCELLALVWKSTANLADPAALAAHLSQVTREEELAVTRQLSLPMPEGGQEAAECALENLEVLRLYNLIQMIQLEIKQPGLPNAEMARLQERELVLRKEYLDRRSQLQKFLGPTAP from the coding sequence ATGCCCCGCATCCCCGAAGAAACCATCCAAGAAGTGCTGGAGGCCACGGACATCGTGGACCTCATCGGGCGGCACGTGAAGCTGCGGCGGGCCGGGGTGAACTTCGTGGGCCTGTGCCCTTTTCACCAGGAGAAGACGCCGTCCTTCAACGTGCGGCCGGCGCAACGAACCTACCACTGCTTTGGCTGCGGAGCCGGGGGGAATGCCGTCCGCTTCCTCATGGAGCACTCCAGCATCACGTTTGTGGAGGCAGTGAAGCGGCTGGCGGAGCAGGCAGGCATCCGCATCCAGGAGGAAGTCTACGATGCCAACGCCGAGCGCGAAGCCAAGGTGCGCAAGGCCCTTCTCAAAGTGCACGAGGAGGCGGTGGAGTGGTTCCACCTGCTGCTCATGCGGCACAAGGTGGCCGAGGATGCCCGCGCCTACCTGAAGTCCCGCGGCATCAGTCCGCAAACGGCCAAGGACTGGCAGATGGGCTATGCCCCACCCTATGGCGACATGCTGCGTGAGTGGGCGCTGGAACGCAAATTCACCGAGAACCTCCTGGTGACTTCCGGACTGCTCGCCCGACCCGACGAAGATTCCGGCCGACGCGACACGTACCCCCGTTTCCGCCACCGCCTCATGTTCCCCATCCGGAATGAATTTGGCGAGTGCATCGCCTTCAGTGGACGCGTGCTCGACAAGGAGGCCAAGGCCGCAAAGTATCTCAACTCACCCGAGACTCCCATCTTCAGCAAGAGCCGCGTCCTTTTTGGCCTGGACAAATCCAAGCGCGCCATCAGCAAGGCGGATCGTGCCATCGTCACCGAAGGCCAGCTGGACATGATTACCGCCTTTGCGAATGGTGTGGAAAATGTGGTGGCCCCCCTGGGCACCGCCTTCACCGAGTTCCACGCAAAGAAACTGAAGCAGCTCGCCGCGGAAGTGGTGCTTTGCTTCGACTCGGACACGGCGGGATACAAAGCCGCTGTGCGGGCCTTCACCATCCTCTCGCCCACGGGCCTTTCTGTAAAAGTCGCCCCCCTGCCCCAAGGTGAAGACCCGGACTCACTCATCCGCGGCCAGGGTGTGGAAGTGTTTCAGGAATATATCGGGCGGGCGCGTGAGTTCTTTGACTACATGCTGGATTCCGCTTCCGCGAACCGGAATCTCAGCGAGGTGCGTGAGCGCAGCCGCTTCGCCGGCGAAATGGCATCCATGATCCTCCTGGTCGACAACAACATCGTGCGCGACGCCGCCGTGCAAAACATCGCACGCCGGTTGAACATGCCTGAGGACGAATTCCGCCGGCAGATTGCCCGGGCGCAAAAGCCAAGCTCCGCCCCAAGCAACGGCGCGGCGGCACCCGTCGCTCCCCAGCCCACCCTGCCGCCGCAAGACAGGAATGCCATCCTGCTGTTTCGCTATGCACTCTCGGATGAGCGAATCCTCAACTGGCTGCGAAACACAGGCCGCGAGGAAATTCTGCAGAACCTCGCCGGATGCGAACTGCTCGCGCTGGTGTGGAAGTCCACAGCGAACCTCGCCGATCCCGCGGCGCTGGCCGCTCACCTGTCCCAAGTCACCCGTGAAGAGGAGCTGGCAGTAACCAGACAACTCTCCCTACCCATGCCTGAGGGAGGCCAGGAAGCCGCTGAGTGCGCCTTGGAGAATCTTGAGGTGCTCCGGCTCTATAATCTGATTCAAATGATCCAACTGGAAATCAAACAACCCGGTCTTCCGAACGCGGAAATGGCCCGTTTGCAGGAGCGGGAACTGGTCCTAAGGAAAGAATACCTTGACCGCCGCAGCCAATTGCAGAAGTTTTTAGGCCCGACAGCTCCATGA
- the vccD gene encoding Verru_Chthon cassette protein D: MVHHRIARNTPAARGFTLAEIVVVIAIMTILVTLTASSMNGLMGSLHMKEGVTNARHMMEQARQEATTMNRDVVVRFYRVPDDMGVLAWRACAYGTEKLTTDPDKPQYHDPTVPGYRPPFVASSPMERLPGDLVFHPAAAYSLLLDATQSALQCGEELAPDGEIRQFTSFRFTPDGRCTLPAAQSWTITLVSERDLAKSPGLPPGYATLQLDPSTARVRVYRR, translated from the coding sequence ATGGTACACCATCGCATTGCCCGCAACACTCCTGCCGCCCGCGGATTCACGCTGGCGGAGATTGTAGTGGTGATTGCGATCATGACCATTCTGGTCACCCTCACGGCGTCCTCCATGAATGGATTGATGGGTTCGCTCCATATGAAAGAGGGAGTGACCAATGCTCGCCACATGATGGAGCAAGCCCGGCAGGAAGCCACCACCATGAACCGGGACGTGGTGGTGAGGTTCTACCGGGTGCCAGATGATATGGGCGTGTTGGCCTGGAGGGCCTGTGCTTATGGGACGGAGAAGCTGACTACTGACCCGGATAAGCCTCAATACCATGATCCGACGGTGCCCGGCTACCGGCCGCCCTTCGTCGCCTCATCTCCCATGGAGCGCTTGCCAGGGGACCTCGTATTTCACCCGGCTGCTGCCTATTCTCTTCTGCTTGATGCCACTCAGTCGGCCCTGCAGTGTGGAGAGGAGCTGGCGCCGGACGGAGAGATAAGGCAGTTCACCAGCTTCAGATTCACGCCAGATGGGAGGTGTACGCTGCCTGCAGCCCAGTCCTGGACCATCACCCTTGTGTCTGAGAGGGATCTGGCGAAGTCCCCCGGTCTGCCGCCGGGCTATGCGACCTTGCAACTGGACCCTTCCACCGCGCGTGTGCGGGTGTATCGCCGCTGA
- the vccA gene encoding Verru_Chthon cassette protein A, whose product MRGSHLRPTYRQGTALLPALLILGMVTIVVVLFFSMSTVQMRSSASQAAVHDVTTLQDMAMNNAIGQMRMGTTESKALWISQPGAIRTYIANSGLGSRVYKLYSARDMVVENSMLISASAQNLETDVPNDWDARPGTYTDLNEPALDEAGDFVFPIVDPRVMDMVSPTYPDSKVPEGFQYSQHLAVSNASINGVRLPGNTASMQRLPMPVRWIYVLQDGSIGVMDDSTSPKFTPFSGQSLASKENPIVGRYAFWTDDESAKININTASEAIFWDTPRCATNREIEFAVKPPVRNEVQRFGGHPATTCLSTVFFPGEKLVPGSTTMNQKLEQLYAITPRVNADGGIMAGNSVPVNFDTDRLYASVDELLIDDPSDISGFPLAGGKRTVQALFAQEPARVKRLRFFLTSESRAPELTAAGTPRVSIWPVSYRPEPQNNKRTSFDNVSAFASTLGKHPYHFRRSGAASNMDDFSNYYNTEANDPFGVGMIHNNHLAQYIIEGARSVKQGYAKSMTEKYDSRHASWSTSAYNMGSSLVAMLEYIRQTNGNDSTHSTKNVSPRVPVDAYTQTSANWIGTDTLGQVAAVNMTYYSAPLNTDNRSLKRNQNDEGNDRVWNTGIGREFTVSEFGLVFILAAENPASGAAPKLNPDLVSKLKLPAGVKAIQVGVVAEGFCAAQGYTMIAPSSSFNVTQLGSLRIDTAGFGARGVGGAVNALGPPPVQDTVSGEPYMGWGSLLHNVSHLQYLCKIKPKETPQSGRMSTGDWWVGWGGSGGYWMYADSDTNAHSQISSLRKSDFDTPANTLSNPAMYSRGYFLVPSNATSMTISSSRTGGVMVDRCLEIRVGNQRDGDYGDRRLMVEIPQNLVVPVPAAPAALGLTFSKRYKDVRTSGATRFGAPEIIDVNDVVRTWVVRHGDYRLPYQRLREGAGAVGVDARKRLMVPHPAWDPATISAGRLLITRTIPQIHAFTKSGGKPHKVGGPGGVSPTFGDGMTSSSLVNGVTYNSDVRPDFVIDSASATFRANVPANYPYSVNPTDTRDWDNGTGIAPDGAYWNKPDDGAQVFDGSIPPYFSQNPWDGVNINQRPANQTTAPNQLIPSPVMFGSLPSAPSTGLQWTTFLFRPDLTPGSGHLGSADHSTKGNLLGAPPDHTLLDWFWMPVVQPYPISEPFSTAGKVNMNYRIVPFTNITRATGLHAVLKSEELLAIPTNAGMTYKDYTQANANGKWRHYIDAAATLTQWEETFNQGRFFKNTGEVCEQFLVPKDQGIPSGSGTVVRNAMRNFWNNHRLTGDNTLERPYANIYPRLTTRSNTFRVHFRAQTLRKARSSDPQTFLEGKDTIIAERQGDALVERAIDPNDPALMTDDYDYINKARNGTLSSAKSLDNLYSWRIRSIRRFSR is encoded by the coding sequence ATGAGAGGCTCGCATCTTCGCCCCACATATCGTCAAGGCACGGCACTCCTACCAGCCCTGTTGATCCTGGGCATGGTGACGATTGTCGTGGTGCTGTTCTTCAGCATGTCCACCGTGCAGATGCGCTCCTCTGCCAGCCAGGCCGCAGTGCATGACGTGACGACCTTGCAGGACATGGCCATGAACAACGCCATTGGCCAGATGCGGATGGGCACCACCGAGAGCAAGGCGCTGTGGATTTCCCAGCCGGGCGCCATCCGCACGTATATCGCGAATTCCGGCCTCGGTTCCCGGGTCTACAAACTTTACAGTGCGCGGGACATGGTGGTGGAGAATAGCATGCTCATCTCCGCCAGTGCGCAGAATCTTGAGACGGACGTTCCCAACGATTGGGACGCACGTCCCGGCACCTACACGGATCTCAATGAACCTGCCCTGGACGAAGCGGGCGATTTTGTGTTTCCCATCGTCGATCCCCGCGTGATGGACATGGTCAGCCCGACGTATCCTGACAGCAAGGTGCCGGAGGGCTTTCAGTACTCGCAGCATCTTGCCGTCAGCAATGCCTCCATCAATGGAGTCCGGCTGCCTGGGAATACCGCCTCCATGCAGCGGCTGCCGATGCCAGTGCGATGGATCTATGTCCTGCAGGATGGCAGCATCGGGGTGATGGATGACTCCACCTCGCCGAAGTTCACACCTTTCTCAGGCCAGTCGCTGGCCAGCAAAGAGAATCCCATCGTGGGCCGGTACGCCTTCTGGACGGATGACGAGTCCGCCAAGATAAACATCAACACGGCCTCCGAGGCCATCTTTTGGGATACTCCCCGGTGCGCGACGAACCGTGAGATCGAGTTTGCTGTGAAACCGCCTGTCCGCAATGAGGTGCAGCGCTTTGGAGGGCATCCGGCGACCACATGTTTGAGCACAGTTTTCTTTCCGGGAGAGAAGCTGGTGCCTGGCTCGACCACCATGAACCAGAAGCTGGAACAGCTCTATGCAATCACTCCGCGGGTGAATGCGGACGGCGGTATCATGGCGGGAAACAGCGTGCCGGTGAACTTCGATACCGACCGGCTCTATGCCTCTGTGGATGAACTTTTGATCGATGACCCAAGTGACATCTCCGGTTTCCCCCTGGCAGGAGGAAAGCGAACTGTGCAGGCCTTGTTCGCCCAGGAGCCCGCACGAGTAAAGCGGCTCCGCTTCTTCCTCACGTCGGAGAGCCGTGCGCCGGAGCTCACGGCGGCGGGCACACCGAGGGTGTCCATCTGGCCGGTGAGTTACCGGCCAGAGCCGCAGAACAACAAGCGTACGTCCTTTGACAATGTCTCCGCATTTGCCAGCACGCTGGGCAAGCATCCCTATCACTTCCGGCGCAGTGGTGCGGCATCCAACATGGATGACTTCTCCAACTACTACAACACAGAGGCAAATGACCCCTTTGGTGTCGGGATGATTCACAACAATCACCTGGCCCAGTACATCATTGAGGGGGCCAGATCCGTGAAGCAGGGATATGCAAAATCCATGACGGAGAAATACGATTCCCGCCATGCTTCCTGGTCCACCAGTGCCTACAACATGGGCTCGTCCCTCGTGGCAATGCTGGAATACATCCGCCAGACCAATGGCAATGACAGCACGCACTCCACGAAGAACGTGAGTCCGCGTGTTCCTGTCGATGCATACACGCAGACCTCGGCAAATTGGATTGGAACGGACACACTTGGCCAGGTCGCCGCGGTGAACATGACCTACTACAGTGCCCCGCTCAACACCGACAACCGCTCACTCAAGCGCAATCAGAACGATGAGGGCAATGACCGCGTTTGGAACACCGGCATCGGTCGCGAATTCACCGTATCCGAGTTTGGCTTGGTGTTCATTCTTGCGGCGGAGAACCCCGCAAGTGGCGCTGCCCCGAAGTTGAACCCTGACCTGGTGAGCAAGCTCAAGCTCCCCGCGGGGGTGAAGGCCATCCAGGTGGGTGTGGTGGCGGAAGGATTCTGCGCCGCGCAGGGATACACCATGATCGCTCCGAGCTCTTCCTTCAATGTGACGCAACTCGGCTCCCTTCGTATCGACACCGCTGGCTTTGGCGCGCGCGGGGTGGGGGGAGCCGTCAATGCGCTGGGGCCGCCGCCGGTGCAGGACACGGTCTCCGGGGAGCCCTACATGGGATGGGGCAGCCTGCTGCACAATGTCTCCCACCTGCAGTACCTCTGCAAAATCAAGCCGAAGGAAACACCCCAGTCCGGACGCATGAGCACCGGAGACTGGTGGGTAGGGTGGGGTGGATCCGGCGGCTACTGGATGTATGCGGATAGCGACACCAATGCCCATTCCCAAATCAGCAGTTTGCGGAAATCGGATTTTGATACTCCCGCCAACACCCTTTCAAACCCGGCCATGTACAGCCGTGGCTACTTCCTGGTCCCCTCCAACGCCACCAGCATGACCATCTCCTCTTCGCGCACCGGGGGCGTGATGGTGGACCGTTGCCTGGAAATCCGCGTGGGGAACCAGCGGGATGGCGACTATGGCGACAGGAGATTGATGGTGGAGATACCGCAGAATCTGGTCGTTCCAGTGCCCGCTGCGCCTGCGGCACTGGGACTCACCTTCAGCAAGCGTTACAAGGACGTTCGCACCTCCGGGGCCACCCGCTTCGGCGCGCCCGAGATCATCGACGTGAATGATGTGGTGCGCACCTGGGTAGTGCGTCACGGAGATTACCGCCTTCCCTACCAACGCTTGAGGGAAGGAGCGGGGGCAGTAGGAGTGGATGCGCGCAAGCGCCTCATGGTGCCGCATCCCGCTTGGGACCCGGCCACTATCAGTGCGGGCCGGTTGCTGATCACACGCACCATTCCCCAAATTCATGCCTTCACCAAGTCCGGAGGCAAGCCACACAAAGTAGGTGGCCCCGGAGGTGTCTCGCCCACGTTTGGCGATGGCATGACATCCTCCAGCCTGGTGAACGGAGTGACCTATAACTCGGATGTGCGACCGGATTTCGTCATCGACTCGGCCTCCGCGACCTTCCGCGCCAACGTCCCGGCGAACTATCCCTACTCCGTGAATCCCACCGATACGCGTGACTGGGACAATGGCACTGGCATAGCGCCAGACGGCGCCTATTGGAACAAGCCGGATGACGGCGCTCAAGTCTTCGACGGTTCCATCCCGCCCTACTTCAGCCAGAACCCATGGGACGGCGTGAACATCAATCAGCGCCCCGCGAATCAAACCACCGCGCCGAACCAGCTCATCCCCTCACCGGTCATGTTTGGCTCCCTGCCGTCCGCGCCATCTACCGGCCTGCAATGGACCACCTTCCTCTTCCGGCCAGACCTCACGCCCGGCTCCGGCCACCTCGGCTCCGCCGATCACAGCACGAAGGGAAACCTCCTTGGCGCACCCCCGGATCACACCTTGCTCGACTGGTTCTGGATGCCCGTGGTGCAGCCCTATCCCATCAGCGAGCCCTTCTCCACCGCGGGGAAGGTCAACATGAACTACCGCATCGTGCCCTTCACCAACATCACCCGCGCCACCGGCCTCCATGCCGTGCTGAAGTCTGAGGAGCTGCTCGCCATCCCCACCAATGCTGGCATGACCTACAAGGACTACACCCAGGCAAACGCGAATGGGAAATGGCGCCACTACATCGATGCTGCTGCCACTCTCACGCAGTGGGAGGAAACCTTCAACCAAGGCCGCTTTTTCAAAAACACCGGTGAGGTGTGTGAGCAATTCCTCGTGCCCAAAGATCAGGGCATTCCCTCGGGCAGCGGCACCGTGGTGAGGAACGCCATGAGGAACTTCTGGAACAACCACCGCCTCACGGGAGACAACACCCTGGAGAGGCCCTACGCAAACATCTATCCGCGACTCACCACCCGGTCGAATACGTTCCGCGTGCACTTCCGCGCGCAGACTCTCAGAAAGGCGCGTTCCTCAGACCCACAAACCTTTCTCGAAGGGAAGGACACCATCATCGCAGAGCGTCAGGGAGATGCTCTCGTCGAGCGCGCCATCGACCCCAATGACCCCGCTCTGATGACCGACGACTACGACTATATCAATAAAGCCCGCAACGGCACCCTGAGCTCTGCCAAGTCCCTGGACAACCTCTACAGCTGGCGCATCCGCAGCATCCGCCGCTTTTCGAGATAA